The following proteins are co-located in the Deinococcus metallilatus genome:
- a CDS encoding exodeoxyribonuclease III: MAGLPPMPHPAPSALKVTTLNVNGLRSALRKGLTDWVARERPDVLLLQEVRADPMPEALADLGYAGAWFPAQKAGYSGVALLSLHPLSDVRAGMAHPDMDAEGRVLSAVVRGVRFASVYLPSGSSGPERQGFKDRVLGDYHAWTEATLAGGLPLVIGGDYNVAHREPDLKNWRGNQKNSGFLPHEREWMTAHLACGLSDTHRAHLGERSEYTWWSNRGNAYANDVGWRIDYLLAAGVPVRELWVDRHARLSDHAPLTGTVDLGG; encoded by the coding sequence ATGGCCGGTCTTCCACCGATGCCCCACCCCGCCCCCTCCGCCCTCAAGGTCACGACGCTGAACGTGAACGGCCTGCGGAGTGCCCTCCGCAAAGGTCTGACGGACTGGGTGGCCCGCGAGCGCCCCGACGTGCTGCTGCTTCAGGAAGTCCGCGCCGACCCGATGCCGGAGGCCCTGGCCGACCTGGGCTACGCGGGGGCGTGGTTCCCGGCACAGAAGGCCGGATACAGCGGTGTGGCGCTCCTCAGCCTGCATCCCCTCTCGGACGTGCGGGCGGGGATGGCCCACCCGGACATGGACGCTGAAGGCCGGGTGCTGAGCGCGGTGGTGCGGGGCGTGCGGTTTGCCAGCGTGTACCTGCCGAGCGGCAGCAGCGGTCCCGAACGGCAGGGCTTCAAGGACCGGGTGCTGGGCGACTACCACGCCTGGACCGAAGCCACGCTGGCGGGAGGCCTCCCGCTGGTGATCGGCGGCGACTACAACGTCGCGCACCGCGAGCCGGACCTGAAGAACTGGCGCGGCAACCAGAAGAACAGCGGCTTCCTGCCCCACGAGCGCGAGTGGATGACCGCCCACCTCGCCTGCGGCCTCAGCGACACGCACCGCGCGCATCTGGGCGAGCGCAGCGAATATACCTGGTGGAGCAACCGCGGGAACGCCTACGCGAACGACGTGGGCTGGCGGATCGATTACCTGCTGGCGGCGGGCGTGCCGGTGCGGGAGCTGTGGGTGGACCGGCACGCCCGGCTAAGCGACCACGCGCCGCTGACGGGAACCGTGGACCTCGGCGGCTAA
- a CDS encoding non-heme iron oxygenase ferredoxin subunit has protein sequence MSEQVGVAWVRVGAEAELPEGSQTEVTVDGVSVVVVRYEGQFYALRNNCTHKDYPLLGGEVSMGRITCQKHGAKFELSTGKAKTLPAVKPVRIYRTLVEDGEVYVAPL, from the coding sequence ATGAGTGAGCAGGTCGGGGTAGCGTGGGTGCGGGTCGGCGCGGAGGCGGAACTGCCGGAGGGCAGCCAGACGGAAGTCACGGTGGACGGTGTCAGCGTCGTCGTCGTGCGCTACGAGGGCCAGTTCTACGCCCTGCGGAACAATTGCACCCACAAGGACTACCCGCTGCTCGGCGGCGAGGTGAGTATGGGCCGGATCACCTGCCAGAAGCACGGCGCCAAGTTCGAGCTGAGCACCGGCAAGGCCAAGACCCTGCCCGCCGTGAAACCCGTGAGAATCTACCGCACGCTCGTCGAGGACGGCGAGGTGTACGTCGCGCCCCTGTAA
- a CDS encoding S8 family serine peptidase, whose product MRVLPSVLLTAALVWAGASAAPGLPLSSLPPSSSVPASPWPELLPEPARPLPAPPLVPLSPAPTPTTAAPAVYRPADPLYPRQWNLQAIRAPGAWAQLAATGRGARVTVAVLDTGFVNSPELAGRVVNGYDFVSDPARAGDGDGRDADASGVGPFAYHAEIIGNLIGAAHDGRGMAGINPQARVVQIRVGGTDGMIAPQDLADALRWAAGLSVPGVPVNPNPAKVLNLSLYADFIPLTGCDARIQAAVDAVTARGALVVAGAANDGTDASGYTPAGCRNVLTVTSVTEAGQRPGYANWGASVALAAPGGEPGHGIPASSVSGPGGERAPDGTSFAAPHAAGVASLLFGLKPTLTPAQVRDLLTRTVTPFPAGRCDPDPRKSCGRGLLNAEAAVRAVLGGKP is encoded by the coding sequence ATGAGGGTTCTGCCGTCCGTTCTGCTCACCGCTGCGCTCGTGTGGGCTGGGGCCTCCGCCGCGCCGGGGCTGCCCCTATCCTCGCTGCCGCCCTCGTCCAGCGTACCCGCCTCGCCCTGGCCGGAACTGCTCCCGGAACCGGCCCGCCCGCTGCCCGCGCCGCCGCTGGTGCCGCTCTCGCCTGCGCCCACTCCGACCACCGCTGCCCCGGCCGTCTACCGGCCCGCCGATCCCCTCTACCCTCGGCAATGGAACCTCCAGGCGATTCGCGCGCCGGGGGCCTGGGCGCAACTGGCGGCCACCGGACGGGGCGCGCGGGTCACGGTCGCGGTGCTGGACACCGGCTTCGTGAATTCGCCGGAACTCGCGGGGCGGGTGGTGAACGGCTACGACTTCGTCTCGGACCCCGCGCGGGCCGGGGACGGCGACGGGCGCGACGCGGATGCCAGCGGCGTCGGCCCGTTCGCCTACCACGCCGAGATCATTGGGAACCTGATCGGCGCGGCGCATGACGGGCGCGGCATGGCGGGCATCAATCCGCAGGCGCGCGTAGTGCAGATCCGGGTGGGGGGGACGGACGGCATGATCGCGCCGCAGGACCTCGCGGACGCGCTGCGGTGGGCGGCGGGCCTGAGCGTGCCCGGCGTGCCGGTCAATCCCAACCCCGCGAAGGTGCTGAACCTCAGCCTGTACGCGGACTTCATCCCACTGACTGGGTGCGACGCGCGGATTCAGGCGGCGGTGGACGCGGTCACGGCGCGCGGAGCACTGGTCGTGGCGGGAGCCGCGAACGACGGCACGGACGCAAGCGGCTACACCCCTGCCGGGTGCCGCAACGTCCTGACCGTCACCAGCGTGACCGAGGCCGGACAGCGGCCCGGTTACGCCAACTGGGGCGCGAGTGTCGCCCTGGCCGCTCCCGGTGGCGAACCCGGGCACGGCATCCCGGCGAGCAGTGTCAGCGGCCCCGGCGGGGAACGCGCCCCGGACGGCACCAGTTTTGCCGCTCCACACGCGGCGGGTGTCGCCAGCCTGCTGTTCGGCCTGAAGCCGACGCTGACCCCCGCCCAGGTCCGCGACCTCCTGACCCGCACGGTCACGCCCTTTCCCGCTGGCCGCTGCGATCCCGACCCCCGCAAAAGCTGCGGCCGGGGCCTGCTGAACGCGGAGGCGGCGGTGCGGGCGGTGCTGGGGGGAAAGCCGTAA
- the rnr gene encoding ribonuclease R, with the protein MTAETPAEEQPAPTKARRGRKPKAEATPEVLPPVAEPTDPVLLEVPKSPRGQTRRGRKPKAAAPEAATELTPALPEVPLDAVLGGVEPVEVEEPAADAEATLTVTGNAQADTPEPVVDTMLMEEVDLPRRLPSPETASPVLLTHPDEGEEQAEETADPARELVIAQLRKLGRPIHVRDLERTFTRQMLDRLGNWRDLEALLDDLTHTGEVIRTRRRTYGLPEAMSLVRGRFQASPAGFGFVIPDSGGEDFYVAPEDTLEAWNGDTVLVRMEGRGDNGRGGGPRRGQRGDGSPRASVARIVQRAYRQLVGTLEFSKGHPILKPDDPRARHRILLLPEGLEGLESGARVVAELFWPEQTGEDEVFGQVMRVLGEQDDPETETEAVIVKYGLRGEFPVDVLEEADAIPTQIPPEALLGRLDLREFNIFTVDGRDAKDFDDAIHIQPTPEGTFVVGVHIADVSHYVREGTPLDKEAYARATSVYLPGRVLPMLPEHLSNGVCSLVPYEDRLTMTAMIELSAEGDILDVRLVPSVIQSKARLTYDEVQAYSEATSTLPEHARHLEGDLHLLLKITTKLRQKRLREGSLDFKLREVKVDVGPDGRMELIPIREETARGMIEDLMLLANKVVAHYLIEREIPTLFRIHEEPTLQRFQDATAALGRLGLSFPGGEPTPQAYQAVLKAVRGTPRESVVNTLLLRSMQQAKYAGENLGHFGLAFAEYLHFTSPIRRYPDLFVHRVLKAVLSGDLKAGSRAVGELRAKLPAMGEHTSERERKAAEAERDLTKYYQAKWAQEHLGETFHGNVAGVVSSGLFVALENGVEGKLHISNLDDDYYIYLEDAQMLRGRSTGRTFRLGDPVTVTISQVNPLARQIDFTQENDMDGNDNTTRPRARRREDREAEKREKLQSVSTTPPRKFTLDDPQPAVQSSPPRQPGQGRGGRGQGQREGGQRDGNQPGGRAPLRQGGGFKRRVITLERPRNEHLRPVNITVQRMYFGDWTVDNMPPEDGQNGGRGGRGFDRSDRGGRGPGFSRGSNDRGAVRNLNGRPEQGQPGGGRASRPQPAQAQQAPVQTDTAQAGNDADAKRRRRRRGRRGSNGSQG; encoded by the coding sequence ATGACGGCAGAGACTCCCGCCGAAGAACAACCTGCACCCACGAAGGCGCGGCGCGGACGCAAACCCAAAGCCGAGGCCACCCCGGAGGTCCTTCCACCCGTCGCAGAACCGACCGATCCCGTGCTGCTGGAAGTGCCGAAGTCCCCCCGAGGTCAGACTCGCCGGGGCCGCAAGCCCAAAGCAGCCGCGCCGGAAGCGGCCACCGAACTCACCCCGGCCCTGCCAGAAGTGCCGCTTGACGCTGTTCTGGGTGGCGTCGAACCCGTGGAGGTCGAGGAGCCAGCCGCGGACGCCGAGGCCACGCTGACCGTCACCGGGAATGCCCAGGCGGATACCCCCGAGCCGGTGGTGGACACGATGCTGATGGAGGAAGTGGATCTTCCCCGCCGCCTCCCCTCGCCGGAAACCGCGTCCCCGGTCCTCCTCACGCACCCGGACGAGGGGGAGGAGCAGGCCGAAGAGACGGCCGACCCCGCCCGCGAGCTGGTGATCGCGCAGCTCCGCAAATTGGGCCGTCCCATCCACGTCCGCGACCTGGAACGCACCTTTACCCGCCAGATGCTCGACCGCCTGGGGAACTGGCGCGATCTGGAGGCGTTGCTGGACGACCTGACCCACACGGGCGAAGTCATCCGCACGCGGCGGCGCACCTACGGCCTGCCGGAAGCGATGAGCCTGGTGCGCGGCCGCTTTCAGGCGTCGCCCGCAGGCTTCGGCTTCGTGATTCCCGATTCGGGCGGCGAGGACTTCTACGTCGCGCCGGAAGACACGCTGGAAGCCTGGAACGGCGACACCGTGCTGGTGCGGATGGAAGGCCGGGGCGACAACGGACGCGGCGGCGGTCCCCGGCGGGGCCAGCGCGGCGACGGCAGCCCGCGCGCCAGCGTGGCCCGCATTGTCCAGCGCGCGTACCGGCAACTGGTGGGCACCCTGGAATTCAGCAAGGGCCACCCCATCCTGAAGCCCGACGATCCCCGCGCCCGCCACCGCATCCTGCTGCTCCCCGAAGGGCTGGAGGGGCTGGAAAGCGGCGCCCGCGTCGTGGCCGAACTCTTCTGGCCCGAGCAGACCGGCGAGGACGAGGTCTTCGGTCAGGTCATGCGCGTGCTGGGCGAGCAGGACGACCCGGAAACCGAGACGGAAGCCGTGATCGTGAAGTACGGTCTGCGCGGCGAGTTCCCGGTGGACGTGCTGGAAGAGGCCGACGCCATCCCGACGCAGATTCCGCCCGAAGCCCTGCTGGGCCGCCTGGACCTGCGCGAGTTCAACATCTTCACGGTGGACGGGCGCGACGCGAAGGACTTCGACGACGCCATCCATATCCAGCCCACGCCGGAAGGCACCTTCGTGGTGGGCGTCCACATCGCGGACGTGAGCCACTACGTGCGGGAGGGCACGCCGCTGGACAAGGAGGCATACGCCCGCGCCACCAGCGTCTACCTGCCGGGCCGCGTGCTGCCGATGCTGCCCGAACACCTCAGCAACGGGGTGTGCAGCCTGGTCCCTTACGAGGACCGCCTCACCATGACGGCGATGATCGAACTCTCCGCCGAGGGCGACATCCTGGACGTGCGGCTCGTCCCCAGCGTGATCCAGAGCAAGGCCCGCCTCACCTACGACGAGGTGCAGGCCTACTCGGAGGCGACCTCCACGCTGCCCGAACACGCCCGCCACCTGGAAGGCGACCTGCACCTGCTGCTGAAGATCACGACCAAGCTGCGCCAGAAGCGGCTGCGCGAGGGGTCGCTGGACTTCAAGCTGCGCGAGGTGAAGGTGGACGTGGGGCCGGACGGGCGGATGGAACTGATCCCGATCCGCGAGGAGACGGCGCGCGGCATGATCGAGGACCTGATGCTGCTCGCCAACAAGGTGGTCGCGCATTACCTGATCGAGCGCGAGATTCCCACCCTCTTCCGCATCCACGAGGAACCCACCCTCCAGCGTTTTCAGGACGCGACGGCGGCCCTCGGGCGGCTGGGCCTCTCGTTCCCCGGCGGGGAGCCGACACCCCAGGCCTATCAGGCGGTGCTGAAGGCGGTGCGGGGCACGCCGCGCGAGAGTGTGGTGAACACGCTGCTGCTGCGCTCGATGCAGCAGGCGAAGTACGCGGGCGAGAACCTGGGCCACTTCGGCCTGGCCTTTGCCGAGTACCTGCACTTCACCTCCCCGATTCGCCGCTATCCCGACCTGTTCGTTCACCGGGTCCTCAAGGCGGTGCTGTCGGGCGACCTGAAGGCGGGGAGCCGCGCCGTGGGCGAACTGCGCGCCAAGCTGCCCGCGATGGGCGAACACACCTCCGAACGCGAGCGCAAGGCCGCCGAGGCCGAACGCGACCTCACCAAGTACTACCAGGCGAAGTGGGCGCAGGAGCACCTCGGGGAGACGTTCCACGGCAACGTGGCGGGCGTGGTGTCGAGCGGTCTGTTCGTCGCGCTGGAGAACGGCGTGGAGGGCAAGCTGCACATCAGCAACCTCGACGACGACTACTACATCTACCTCGAGGACGCGCAGATGCTGCGGGGCCGCTCGACCGGGCGCACCTTCCGCCTGGGCGATCCCGTGACCGTCACCATCAGCCAGGTCAATCCCCTGGCCCGGCAAATCGATTTCACCCAGGAGAACGACATGGACGGCAACGACAACACGACCCGGCCCCGCGCCCGCCGCCGCGAGGACCGCGAGGCGGAAAAGCGCGAGAAGCTCCAGAGCGTCAGCACCACGCCCCCCCGCAAGTTCACGCTGGACGACCCGCAACCCGCCGTGCAGAGCAGCCCTCCCCGCCAGCCGGGTCAGGGCCGCGGCGGACGTGGCCAGGGCCAGCGCGAAGGGGGGCAGCGGGACGGGAACCAGCCCGGCGGGCGCGCCCCGCTGCGCCAGGGCGGCGGCTTCAAGCGCCGGGTGATCACGCTGGAGCGGCCCCGCAACGAGCACCTGCGGCCCGTGAACATCACCGTGCAGCGCATGTACTTCGGGGACTGGACGGTGGACAACATGCCCCCCGAAGACGGGCAGAACGGTGGACGCGGCGGGCGCGGCTTCGACCGCAGCGACCGGGGTGGGCGTGGCCCGGGCTTCTCACGCGGCAGCAATGACCGGGGCGCGGTGCGGAACCTGAACGGCCGCCCGGAACAGGGCCAGCCGGGCGGAGGCCGCGCCTCCCGGCCGCAACCCGCGCAGGCGCAGCAGGCCCCGGTGCAGACGGACACGGCCCAGGCAGGCAACGACGCGGACGCCAAACGCCGCCGCCGTCGCCGGGGCCGCCGGGGGAGCAACGGCTCACAGGGATAA
- a CDS encoding class I SAM-dependent methyltransferase yields the protein MSLDARDALLSCLAGVDWPFEPLLAMLDLTPGADVLDIGAGDGRLLARLREQGHQGKCVGLDPQPGQSILAGQAEALPFPEASFDAALLVRVLAHLADPAAALAEARRVLRPRGRLIVAAHGPDHLRATWRALGQAEPTATPAANARHLHLPVTVTAEAARALAASYGLSGQASGFPVEDTLHLTVEDETAGGRKR from the coding sequence GTGTCTCTGGATGCCCGTGACGCTCTGCTCTCGTGCCTGGCCGGGGTGGACTGGCCTTTCGAGCCGCTGCTGGCCATGCTGGACCTCACGCCGGGAGCGGACGTGCTGGATATAGGCGCTGGGGACGGGCGGCTGCTGGCCCGACTGCGGGAACAGGGCCACCAGGGGAAATGTGTCGGCCTCGATCCTCAGCCCGGCCAGAGCATCCTCGCGGGCCAGGCGGAGGCCCTCCCCTTCCCGGAGGCCTCGTTTGACGCCGCGCTGCTGGTGCGCGTGCTGGCCCACCTGGCGGACCCGGCGGCAGCCCTGGCGGAAGCGCGGCGCGTGCTGCGGCCCCGTGGTCGGCTGATCGTGGCGGCGCACGGTCCCGACCATCTCCGGGCAACGTGGCGGGCGCTGGGGCAGGCAGAACCCACGGCCACGCCTGCCGCCAACGCCCGCCATCTCCACCTTCCCGTCACGGTCACGGCAGAAGCGGCGCGCGCCCTCGCCGCCAGCTACGGTCTGAGCGGCCAGGCGAGCGGCTTCCCAGTGGAGGACACGCTCCACCTCACCGTTGAAGACGAGACAGCAGGAGGCAGAAAGCGTTAA
- a CDS encoding VOC family protein: MSSTPPVLPAFTHVGPVTLLARDLPRLADFYATLLGLTPLTQTADSVTLGAHGQPLVRLLARPDLPAPLPSRPGLYHTAFLLPTRADLGRWLAHAARLGLRLGTGDHLVSEAIYLTDPEGNGIEVYRDRPRGEWTWENGQVRMDTLPVDVQGVLDAAEGTAFEGVPAGTSVGHVHLKVGNAAEAARFYSDALGLDVVSHFPGASFLSWGGYHHHLGLNEWHSRGQGRPAAPATGLGGIEFVTSDLAPLRAHLLARDLALEDGGEALSFVDPWGNRVTVREAQG; encoded by the coding sequence ATGTCCTCCACCCCACCGGTCCTGCCTGCGTTCACGCACGTCGGCCCCGTCACCCTGCTGGCGCGTGATCTGCCGCGTCTGGCTGACTTCTATGCCACCCTGCTCGGGCTGACCCCTCTCACGCAGACGGCGGATTCCGTCACGCTCGGCGCGCACGGCCAGCCGCTGGTGCGCCTGCTGGCCCGCCCCGACCTCCCCGCGCCGCTGCCCAGCCGCCCCGGCCTGTACCACACCGCCTTTCTGCTCCCCACCCGCGCCGACCTGGGCCGCTGGCTCGCGCACGCCGCCCGCCTGGGCCTGCGCCTGGGCACGGGCGATCACCTCGTCAGCGAGGCGATTTATCTGACGGACCCCGAGGGCAACGGCATCGAGGTCTACCGCGACCGCCCCCGCGGCGAGTGGACCTGGGAAAACGGCCAGGTGCGGATGGACACCCTGCCGGTCGATGTGCAGGGCGTGCTGGACGCTGCGGAAGGAACCGCCTTCGAGGGGGTGCCCGCCGGGACCAGCGTCGGTCACGTTCACCTCAAGGTCGGCAATGCTGCCGAAGCGGCCCGTTTCTACAGTGATGCCCTCGGCCTGGACGTGGTATCGCACTTTCCCGGCGCCAGCTTCCTGTCCTGGGGCGGCTATCACCACCACCTCGGCCTCAACGAGTGGCACTCGCGCGGGCAGGGGAGGCCCGCTGCCCCCGCGACCGGCCTGGGCGGGATCGAATTCGTCACATCTGACCTCGCGCCGTTGCGGGCGCATCTGCTGGCCCGTGACCTGGCCCTGGAGGACGGCGGCGAGGCGCTGAGTTTCGTTGATCCCTGGGGGAACCGCGTCACCGTGCGAGAAGCTCAGGGCTGA
- a CDS encoding App1 family protein — MNAAKTSFKALQPALERALQTVDRAFSGYVQPRRARGKLILQPYVGWGTPQNVELTGRVLLPRTLAPARKGDPRWRNFRAVLRRLLSREVGGVRVTGILGGTTAGAVSDSDGYFTLIFAPPEPLAGGWHEASLAIEGREGTTRARVQVVADARFGIISDLDDTVIRSDVTSLPRMLFTSLTGNARTRLPFPGVGALYRALTRDGEARNPIFYVSSSPWNFFDLLWQFLDYRRIPLGPLFLRNWGFDLLKGHGGYKHGVIEHIFTRFPHLNFVLIGDSGEKDPEIYAEVVGRHPGRVLAVYIRDVTGAARDRGVLKLREEVRKAGVDLVLAADSLNAASHAMAMGLITPGELRSVLTSVARTYET; from the coding sequence ATGAACGCCGCCAAGACCTCCTTCAAGGCGCTTCAACCCGCACTGGAACGGGCGCTGCAAACCGTGGACCGCGCCTTCAGCGGCTACGTGCAGCCCCGCCGGGCGCGCGGCAAACTGATCTTGCAACCCTACGTGGGCTGGGGCACGCCGCAGAACGTGGAACTCACCGGGCGCGTGCTGCTGCCGCGCACCCTGGCTCCGGCCAGAAAGGGCGACCCGCGCTGGCGCAACTTCCGTGCCGTCCTGCGCCGCCTGCTCTCGCGCGAGGTGGGCGGCGTGCGGGTGACGGGAATCCTCGGCGGGACGACGGCAGGCGCCGTGAGTGACAGCGACGGCTACTTCACCCTGATCTTCGCGCCCCCTGAACCGCTGGCGGGCGGCTGGCACGAGGCGAGCCTCGCCATCGAGGGCCGTGAGGGCACCACCCGTGCCCGCGTGCAGGTCGTGGCGGACGCCCGCTTCGGCATCATCAGCGACCTGGACGACACGGTGATCCGCTCGGACGTGACCAGCCTGCCGCGGATGCTCTTTACCAGCCTGACGGGCAATGCCCGCACCCGGCTGCCCTTTCCCGGCGTGGGCGCGCTGTACCGGGCCCTCACCCGCGACGGCGAGGCGCGCAATCCCATTTTCTACGTGTCCAGCAGTCCCTGGAACTTCTTCGACCTGCTGTGGCAGTTTCTGGACTACCGCCGCATTCCGCTGGGGCCGCTGTTTCTCCGCAACTGGGGCTTCGATCTGCTGAAGGGCCACGGCGGGTACAAGCACGGCGTCATCGAGCACATCTTCACCCGCTTTCCGCACCTGAACTTCGTCCTGATCGGGGACAGCGGCGAGAAGGACCCCGAAATCTACGCGGAGGTCGTGGGCCGTCACCCGGGCCGCGTCCTGGCCGTCTACATCCGCGACGTGACGGGGGCCGCGCGCGACCGGGGGGTTCTGAAGCTCCGCGAGGAGGTCCGCAAGGCCGGTGTGGACCTGGTCCTGGCCGCCGACAGCCTGAACGCGGCGAGTCACGCGATGGCGATGGGCCTGATCACGCCGGGCGAGTTGCGGAGCGTGCTGACGAGCGTGGCGCGGACGTACGAGACGTGA
- a CDS encoding SDR family NAD(P)-dependent oxidoreductase, with protein sequence MTSQQGAPRVIVLTGASSGIGRATARELFSRGHRLVLAARRAGELTALARELDPSGSRVIAVPTDVTEDASRRALIEAARAHFGQVDVLINNAGVTVERGWWWDDPDPLRVLRVNLEAPIELTRLVLPEMRARGEGHIVNIGSVAGRVPFNGMYSASKFGLRGFSQALRREVLGTGVHVSLVSPGFVRSEMTRAARLPMPGPKVIARAVADVLDRPRREVIAPGAYRLLVFLDSVLPGVMDRLVPPVFRRRYAHRRK encoded by the coding sequence ATGACTTCTCAACAGGGAGCGCCGCGCGTGATCGTCCTCACCGGGGCTTCGAGCGGTATCGGGCGGGCGACGGCCCGCGAACTCTTCTCAAGGGGACACCGGCTGGTGCTGGCCGCCCGCCGCGCCGGGGAACTCACGGCCCTGGCCCGCGAACTGGACCCCAGCGGCTCGCGCGTGATCGCCGTCCCGACCGACGTGACGGAGGACGCTTCCCGCCGCGCGCTGATCGAGGCGGCCCGCGCCCACTTCGGACAGGTGGACGTGCTGATCAACAACGCGGGCGTGACCGTCGAACGCGGCTGGTGGTGGGACGACCCCGACCCCCTGCGCGTGCTGCGGGTGAACCTGGAGGCGCCCATCGAACTCACCCGGCTGGTCCTGCCGGAGATGCGGGCGCGGGGGGAGGGCCACATCGTCAATATCGGTTCGGTGGCGGGCCGAGTGCCCTTCAACGGGATGTACTCGGCCAGCAAGTTCGGCCTGCGCGGCTTCTCTCAGGCGCTGCGGCGGGAAGTGTTGGGGACGGGCGTCCACGTCAGCCTCGTCTCGCCCGGCTTCGTCCGCAGCGAGATGACCCGCGCCGCCCGCCTGCCCATGCCCGGCCCCAAGGTGATCGCCCGCGCCGTCGCGGATGTGCTGGACCGTCCCCGGCGCGAGGTGATCGCGCCCGGGGCGTACCGCCTGCTGGTGTTCCTCGATTCGGTCCTGCCCGGCGTGATGGACCGGCTGGTGCCGCCCGTCTTCCGCCGGAGGTACGCGCACCGCCGGAAGTAG
- a CDS encoding DUF1272 domain-containing protein: MLELRPCCECCGKALPAEQAGANICTFECTFCDECAGKLSRVCPNCGGNLVARPVRPAAALERHPASTVRIVKPAGCFPR, encoded by the coding sequence ATGCTCGAACTCCGCCCCTGCTGTGAATGCTGCGGCAAGGCTCTTCCGGCAGAGCAGGCCGGGGCGAACATCTGCACCTTCGAATGCACCTTCTGTGACGAGTGCGCCGGGAAGCTGTCGCGGGTCTGCCCGAACTGCGGCGGGAATCTGGTCGCCCGTCCGGTTCGCCCGGCGGCGGCCCTGGAGCGTCATCCCGCCAGCACCGTCAGGATCGTGAAGCCAGCGGGCTGCTTCCCCAGGTAA